The following are from one region of the Synergistaceae bacterium genome:
- the dnaX gene encoding DNA polymerase III subunit gamma/tau, producing the protein MSVSLYRRYRPQTFEEIAGQETVVDVLKKTLQRGKIGHAWLFSGPRGCGKTSAARLLAKALNCLDLKDGYEPCGSCEQCVSISAGESLDVIEIDGASNNGVEEIRELKTHVSLSPFSAKWKVYIIDEVHMLSISAFNALLKTLEEPPPLVAFILATTEPHKIPATIRSRCQHIPFQRIDMRSMCARLEQVAVEEKAPFDPEAIRELARNSDGALRDALSLMEQAMTLGNGEVSKEAVDSLLGGGTLSDLERWVASIKEEEVEPFACLVSMFQKGASPQRIVEGVFLLFRNLWAVKRWGELVIEPLFLSVSEADFLSREVDEWTLEQLSEMMLYCSKLIPQVRTGMRTDVLSGLLAAKVLECRALATLPPAEVRLEERPRSVRDDVPAKPTPPAEKAEPVPKPAAPVRTAAAESPPALQKEPAPPRDGPLSEEAWREFERHLFSDHLHLGCLLVEAEIELKGNVAEITLPDDAAYGFATLSSERNGHQLLSAARGVLGKDKELLVKWRDESCRYGEEDPEAETPNADEATTEPPPAERKPRPPAVERPRSVPAGQERLPFEDLVDEVLRWTDGEVVMVKREESPSEQDGDLTEMESN; encoded by the coding sequence ATGTCCGTATCTCTATATCGCCGTTACAGACCGCAGACCTTCGAGGAGATCGCAGGCCAGGAGACGGTCGTCGATGTCCTTAAGAAGACGCTGCAACGGGGAAAAATTGGACACGCGTGGCTTTTTTCCGGGCCGAGGGGTTGCGGCAAGACCTCGGCCGCCCGGCTATTGGCCAAGGCACTCAACTGCCTCGACCTAAAGGACGGCTACGAGCCGTGCGGCAGCTGCGAACAGTGCGTCTCCATAAGCGCGGGCGAGAGCCTCGACGTGATCGAGATCGACGGTGCCTCGAACAACGGGGTGGAGGAGATACGCGAGCTCAAGACCCACGTCTCCCTGTCACCCTTCTCGGCCAAGTGGAAGGTCTACATAATCGACGAGGTCCACATGCTATCCATCTCGGCCTTCAACGCCCTGCTGAAGACGCTGGAGGAGCCTCCTCCCTTAGTCGCGTTCATACTGGCCACGACGGAGCCTCACAAGATACCGGCGACGATACGATCACGCTGTCAGCACATACCCTTCCAGAGAATCGACATGAGGTCCATGTGCGCCCGCCTGGAGCAAGTCGCCGTCGAGGAGAAGGCCCCCTTCGACCCGGAGGCGATCCGCGAACTCGCCAGAAACTCCGACGGCGCCCTCCGCGACGCCCTCTCCCTGATGGAGCAGGCAATGACTCTCGGCAACGGGGAGGTCTCCAAGGAGGCCGTCGACAGCCTGCTCGGCGGCGGCACCCTCTCGGACCTCGAGAGATGGGTCGCCTCGATCAAGGAGGAGGAGGTCGAGCCCTTCGCCTGCTTGGTGTCGATGTTCCAGAAGGGAGCCTCCCCTCAGAGGATCGTGGAGGGCGTCTTCCTGCTGTTCAGAAACCTATGGGCGGTTAAGAGATGGGGAGAACTGGTGATAGAACCCCTCTTCCTCTCCGTGAGCGAGGCGGACTTCCTCTCCAGGGAGGTCGACGAGTGGACCCTCGAGCAGCTTTCCGAAATGATGCTCTACTGCTCGAAGCTGATCCCGCAGGTGCGCACGGGCATGAGGACGGACGTCCTGTCCGGCCTGCTGGCCGCGAAGGTCCTGGAGTGCCGCGCCTTGGCTACGCTTCCGCCCGCAGAGGTGCGGCTGGAGGAGAGACCGAGGTCGGTGCGGGATGATGTTCCAGCCAAACCGACGCCGCCTGCCGAGAAGGCCGAGCCCGTTCCCAAGCCTGCCGCGCCTGTAAGGACGGCGGCCGCCGAAAGCCCTCCCGCTCTCCAGAAAGAACCTGCGCCCCCGAGGGACGGACCTCTGTCCGAGGAGGCGTGGAGGGAGTTCGAGAGGCATCTTTTCTCCGATCACCTGCATCTCGGCTGTCTGCTGGTGGAGGCAGAGATCGAACTGAAGGGCAACGTCGCGGAGATCACCCTGCCGGACGATGCCGCCTACGGCTTCGCCACCCTCTCCTCGGAGAGAAACGGACACCAGCTCCTCTCCGCGGCCCGGGGCGTCCTTGGAAAAGACAAGGAGCTCCTGGTCAAGTGGAGGGACGAGAGCTGCAGGTACGGAGAGGAAGACCCCGAGGCCGAGACGCCGAATGCCGACGAGGCGACAACCGAGCCTCCGCCCGCGGAGAGGAAGCCCCGGCCCCCCGCAGTGGAGCGTCCGAGGTCGGTACCCGCCGGCCAGGAGAGGCTCCCATTCGAGGACCTTGTCGACGAGGTCCTCAGGTGGACGGACGGGGAGGTCGTGATGGTCAAAAGAGAAGAATCTCCCTCCGAACAGGACGGGGATTTGACGGAAATGGAGAGTAACTGA
- a CDS encoding M48 family metalloprotease gives MRRFRPLQFLLQTALLLLMSVSISFADSMEKEIALGKKVSAELEKRWETTADPVQMARLELTLAKLVPFTTRPLPYEVRMIRDKMVNAFCLPGGIIYFSTGMLDFLRTDAEIAAIMAHELVHADRNHVMKQAARSSRVSVAALALMIASRGAVGPMILTNLLQVAVTNAYSMDLEREADKEGFKMLVSAGFPPAAMVTTLEAMIYDQIKRPIVDLGVYATHPELSERLHYIVDMAEEMRVPLERKKALRLLRPAIRPEGGDLVLTVDGMEVCRSSAGEEGRIVLEKLFESIESSLQMETPPYDIQVLEIGGAKALRIGPVLAAREPLPEGTTPLSNLRESLVEALLAARDRHPSSGYNR, from the coding sequence ATGAGACGCTTCCGCCCTCTGCAGTTTTTGCTTCAAACAGCCCTGCTTCTCCTTATGTCGGTCTCTATATCCTTCGCCGACAGCATGGAGAAAGAGATTGCCCTTGGAAAAAAAGTCTCCGCCGAGTTGGAAAAAAGATGGGAGACGACCGCCGACCCGGTTCAGATGGCCCGGCTCGAGTTGACTCTGGCCAAGCTGGTACCCTTCACAACAAGGCCCCTTCCATACGAAGTCCGAATGATTCGCGACAAAATGGTAAACGCCTTCTGCCTGCCGGGCGGGATAATCTATTTTTCAACCGGCATGCTGGATTTTCTGCGTACGGACGCCGAGATCGCGGCGATAATGGCGCACGAGCTTGTGCACGCGGACAGAAACCACGTGATGAAACAGGCCGCCCGCTCCTCCCGGGTCTCGGTGGCGGCCCTTGCGTTGATGATCGCCTCTAGAGGCGCCGTCGGCCCCATGATCCTTACGAATCTGCTTCAGGTGGCTGTGACGAACGCCTACAGCATGGACCTGGAGAGGGAGGCGGACAAAGAGGGATTCAAGATGCTCGTCTCCGCCGGCTTTCCGCCCGCCGCCATGGTCACGACCCTGGAGGCTATGATATACGACCAGATAAAGCGCCCCATTGTGGACCTCGGCGTCTACGCCACCCACCCGGAGCTTTCCGAGCGATTGCACTACATCGTCGACATGGCCGAGGAGATGAGAGTACCCCTTGAGAGAAAAAAAGCCCTGCGCCTTTTGCGCCCGGCTATCCGCCCGGAGGGAGGAGACCTGGTCCTGACCGTCGACGGGATGGAGGTATGCCGCTCATCGGCCGGGGAGGAGGGACGAATCGTCCTCGAGAAACTCTTCGAGTCGATCGAGAGCTCCCTCCAGATGGAGACACCCCCCTACGACATCCAAGTCCTTGAGATAGGAGGGGCGAAGGCGCTCCGCATCGGGCCTGTCCTGGCGGCGCGCGAGCCCCTTCCGGAAGGAACAACCCCGCTGTCCAACCTTCGCGAGTCCCTTGTAGAGGCCCTCCTGGCGGCAAGGGACAGACACCCGAGCTCCGGCTACAACCGCTGA
- a CDS encoding flagellar protein FlgN, with the protein MSQADIREVLSSLVSSELALFNELALLVEKEEECVLAEDMKCLLTVLQEKQDVISRQEKIHEQWSSLSTSMGLQEGRDGPIFWGRLGELLGDGAEDLKASLSVIHDVAGKVLEQEIRVQELMEKHLESLRSQMAGLSRGKEALKGYSKSGGV; encoded by the coding sequence ATGTCGCAGGCTGATATCCGGGAGGTCCTGTCCAGCCTCGTATCCTCGGAGCTGGCCCTCTTCAACGAGCTCGCCCTCCTCGTCGAGAAAGAGGAGGAGTGCGTGCTCGCCGAGGACATGAAGTGCCTGCTCACCGTCCTCCAGGAAAAGCAGGACGTCATCTCCCGCCAGGAGAAGATACACGAACAGTGGAGCTCCCTGTCCACCTCTATGGGCCTCCAGGAGGGGAGAGACGGCCCCATCTTCTGGGGAAGGCTCGGGGAGCTGCTGGGCGACGGTGCGGAGGACCTCAAAGCCTCCCTCTCCGTCATACACGATGTAGCCGGAAAAGTCCTGGAGCAGGAGATCCGGGTGCAGGAGCTAATGGAGAAGCACCTGGAGTCCCTCAGAAGCCAGATGGCCGGGTTGAGCCGCGGAAAAGAGGCGCTTAAAGGCTACTCCAAATCCGGAGGAGTATGA
- the fliS gene encoding flagellar export chaperone FliS produces the protein MDAKNTQYAQAVYLSNKINTASREQLLLITYDIGIKSCMGAESAMQAGLIDEANNNLQRAQNVIRELMVTLRVQEGDEVTTNLMRLYDFMYLMLVEANVDKDGEKVAVVRGMLEELRTTWEEAIIKLAEEAGVEKPAVIQGATPVLDTMERGTVPAGGLNVAG, from the coding sequence ATGGACGCGAAGAACACACAGTACGCACAGGCTGTGTACCTGTCTAATAAAATTAACACGGCCTCCAGGGAGCAGCTTCTTCTCATAACATACGACATAGGGATCAAGAGCTGCATGGGTGCGGAGAGCGCTATGCAGGCAGGGCTGATCGACGAGGCCAACAACAACCTGCAGAGGGCTCAGAACGTCATACGAGAGCTCATGGTCACTCTCAGGGTCCAGGAGGGGGACGAGGTCACGACGAACCTGATGAGGCTCTACGACTTCATGTACCTCATGCTGGTCGAGGCCAATGTCGACAAGGACGGGGAAAAGGTCGCGGTAGTGAGAGGAATGCTCGAAGAACTCCGCACAACTTGGGAGGAGGCCATCATCAAGCTCGCCGAGGAGGCGGGGGTTGAGAAGCCCGCGGTCATCCAGGGCGCTACCCCCGTCCTGGACACGATGGAGCGAGGCACCGTCCCGGCCGGAGGTCTTAATGTCGCAGGCTGA